Proteins encoded by one window of Sulfurospirillum barnesii SES-3:
- a CDS encoding 3-hydroxyacyl-ACP dehydratase, protein MKDNTILTNLYTPITLEPHQLSVTLSDAHHPIFQAHFPNNPLLPGFVLLDMSAQLLHVKIKRIQKAKFLKPILPKTTLFFDVTCNEKKVKITVKNSNEKVAELIYETE, encoded by the coding sequence GTGAAGGATAATACGATTTTAACCAATCTTTATACGCCCATAACACTCGAGCCACACCAGCTAAGTGTTACCTTGAGCGATGCGCATCATCCCATTTTTCAAGCACACTTTCCAAACAACCCTTTATTGCCTGGATTTGTCTTACTCGATATGAGTGCACAGCTTTTACATGTAAAGATTAAACGTATTCAAAAAGCAAAGTTTCTAAAACCTATTTTGCCTAAAACAACCCTCTTTTTTGATGTTACATGTAACGAAAAAAAGGTCAAAATAACCGTCAAAAATTCCAACGAGAAAGTGGCTGAACTTATCTATGAAACAGAGTGA
- a CDS encoding winged helix-turn-helix domain-containing protein yields the protein MKIVLLEPDKLLATRIASYLNTLRLKVDVKQLSHESELLQESSLNAYALFVLNLKDPLNPSTIKYIRENESTAPVLLILEKDPDPSLFKPLYYLGYDCVLVKDFLPEEITFSIYKLCNVWNDSIFFVTKEIYFDFQNSKFIHYNDEIMLGKKEALLLKHLFLKSPSIVSFNEIASYVYHDEIVSEERMRSLVRQLRAKMPLHLIETIKGEGYKIMTHPIA from the coding sequence TTGAAAATAGTTCTTCTTGAGCCAGATAAACTCTTAGCGACACGTATAGCAAGTTATTTAAATACGTTACGCTTAAAAGTAGACGTTAAGCAATTGAGTCATGAATCAGAATTATTGCAAGAAAGCTCCTTAAATGCGTACGCTCTTTTCGTACTGAACCTAAAAGACCCGCTCAACCCAAGCACGATAAAATATATCAGAGAAAATGAAAGTACTGCACCTGTGCTTCTGATTTTAGAAAAAGACCCAGACCCCTCCTTATTTAAACCCCTTTATTATTTGGGCTATGACTGCGTTTTAGTTAAAGATTTTTTACCTGAAGAGATTACATTTAGTATTTATAAACTCTGCAATGTCTGGAATGATAGTATTTTTTTCGTCACCAAAGAGATCTATTTTGACTTTCAAAATTCAAAATTTATCCACTACAATGACGAAATAATGCTCGGAAAAAAAGAAGCACTCTTACTCAAACACCTTTTCTTAAAATCACCCAGTATTGTCTCATTTAATGAAATTGCTTCGTACGTCTATCATGACGAAATTGTCAGTGAAGAGCGAATGCGCTCTTTAGTCAGACAATTGCGTGCAAAGATGCCTCTTCATCTCATTGAAACCATTAAGGGGGAAGGGTATAAGATTATGACGCATCCTATCGCCTAA
- a CDS encoding OprD family outer membrane porin: MKLVKLSLAALMSLSTMAYAADTLADAFKNGKVTGELRFVYTAGSETDATTQTAPVNNVNVGSVAAELKYVTDSLYGFKLGMAFQSAHDLGFHKKDYDGTPGGQPASEDDERNSVSTTLLSEAYIQYTYSKSNIMIGRQKIKTPLIMTSSAFALEDSFDAAVLTINEIPDTMVKLMYIQDWQMRYGSDARNTATQKDMHLKKGIYSLFFVNKSIQGLTVDGQYMTTNENARFYDAPVFVGAGGYDQYYLQAEYKLPISFPLSLAITYAGADYDSRVYSTPGPTSQVGGDDARLYGFKASTEISGVKLNVAYTTMDEEANFPGTLGHVPDTIAYTDMLTNNAIFAGVDAYSVEAIYGFGVPGLSTGLKYAHYDQSTKGIANAGMNLDGADEINIDIKYAFSGALKGFSTRLWAGYGTYDHVSGDISFMDVFTLNTTSDFYALIGFAPCV, translated from the coding sequence ATGAAACTCGTTAAATTATCCCTTGCAGCGCTTATGAGTCTTAGCACCATGGCGTATGCAGCAGACACACTTGCTGATGCGTTTAAAAACGGTAAAGTCACAGGTGAGTTACGTTTTGTTTACACTGCAGGCTCAGAAACGGATGCTACGACACAAACCGCCCCTGTGAATAATGTCAATGTTGGTTCCGTCGCAGCTGAACTTAAATACGTCACCGATAGCTTGTATGGCTTTAAACTGGGTATGGCATTTCAATCGGCTCATGATTTAGGTTTTCACAAAAAAGATTATGATGGAACACCTGGCGGACAACCTGCTAGCGAAGATGATGAGCGTAACTCCGTCAGTACAACCCTTCTTTCAGAAGCGTACATTCAGTACACCTACTCAAAATCAAACATTATGATTGGTCGCCAAAAAATTAAAACACCCCTTATCATGACCAGTTCTGCCTTTGCTTTGGAAGACTCGTTTGATGCAGCCGTGTTAACCATCAATGAAATTCCAGATACCATGGTTAAACTCATGTACATTCAAGATTGGCAAATGCGTTATGGCAGTGATGCACGAAACACAGCAACCCAAAAAGATATGCACTTGAAAAAAGGTATCTATTCACTTTTCTTTGTCAATAAAAGCATTCAAGGCTTAACAGTTGACGGTCAGTACATGACAACCAATGAAAATGCACGCTTTTACGATGCCCCTGTATTTGTAGGTGCGGGAGGATATGACCAATACTACTTACAAGCAGAATACAAACTACCTATTAGCTTCCCTCTTTCATTAGCAATAACCTATGCGGGTGCTGATTATGATAGCCGTGTTTATTCTACTCCTGGTCCTACTAGTCAAGTGGGTGGTGATGATGCACGACTCTACGGGTTTAAAGCAAGTACTGAAATTTCAGGTGTAAAACTCAATGTTGCCTACACCACTATGGATGAAGAAGCAAACTTTCCAGGCACCTTAGGTCACGTTCCAGATACCATTGCTTATACCGATATGCTTACCAACAATGCTATTTTTGCAGGTGTGGATGCGTACTCCGTTGAAGCCATTTATGGTTTTGGAGTCCCTGGTCTTAGCACAGGTTTAAAATACGCACATTATGACCAAAGTACTAAAGGTATTGCTAACGCTGGCATGAACCTTGATGGTGCCGATGAAATTAACATCGACATCAAGTACGCTTTCAGTGGTGCACTTAAAGGTTTCTCAACACGTCTATGGGCAGGTTATGGTACGTATGATCATGTTTCTGGTGATATTTCCTTTATGGACGTTTTTACCTTAAATACAACTTCTGATTTTTATGCGCTGATAGGCTTTGCACCTTGTGTGTAA
- a CDS encoding glycosyltransferase family 2 protein, which produces MKQSDIIVVVPTYNNPLTIQNVAQDVLSHGYELIIVDDGSNTPVASLLTPHERLTLLRHETNQGKGAAIITGAKEAQQKGFEYFISLDGDGQHLAGEIAKIIEACDGEHQIIIGARNFEINHVPNGSKFGRWFSNFWACWDTEQHITDSLSGFRLYPTSILDLVIETKRFDWEMEVLVKHAWKKRLIKEVVVECYYPKPEERVSHFKKFWDTAAIVMVHVKLLPRKFYLKKRYR; this is translated from the coding sequence ATGAAACAGAGTGATATTATTGTTGTTGTGCCCACCTACAACAACCCATTAACCATCCAAAACGTAGCCCAAGATGTCCTCTCTCATGGGTATGAACTCATTATTGTCGATGACGGTTCAAACACACCTGTGGCGTCACTGCTCACGCCCCATGAGAGGCTCACTCTCTTACGCCATGAAACCAATCAGGGCAAAGGAGCCGCCATTATTACAGGGGCAAAAGAGGCACAACAAAAAGGCTTTGAGTATTTCATTAGCCTTGATGGCGATGGGCAACATTTAGCGGGTGAAATTGCCAAAATCATAGAAGCCTGCGATGGTGAGCATCAGATTATCATCGGGGCACGCAATTTTGAAATTAACCATGTGCCCAATGGCTCAAAATTTGGCAGATGGTTTAGTAATTTTTGGGCATGTTGGGACACGGAGCAGCACATTACCGATTCACTCTCAGGTTTTCGTCTCTACCCGACGTCCATTTTAGATTTGGTCATTGAGACCAAACGCTTTGATTGGGAGATGGAAGTGTTGGTCAAACACGCATGGAAAAAACGGCTCATTAAAGAAGTGGTAGTGGAGTGTTACTACCCTAAACCTGAAGAGCGTGTGAGCCACTTTAAAAAATTTTGGGACACCGCTGCCATTGTTATGGTGCATGTCAAACTCTTGCCTCGCAAGTTTTATTTGAAAAAAAGATACCGATGA
- a CDS encoding thioredoxin domain-containing protein produces MKKQILWFVALLSSTLFAATDAQIVEHFKSTIQVPNITIEVISRKKVDNIEGMDFVTLNLSDGARSQKLSIFTKDDLIFPDVISIKQGGSIKEMMEMADLQKNLSALYKKEDKKNIVSLGNDPKKETLVVFTDPECPYCRQELAQIEQRLTTNNIKLIFTPVHARTSLEKSVLVYKESAKAKNDAEKIAILKKYFDETVSYEQKISDEEVGRIETLKQKYFGAGIKGVPFMVREKELLK; encoded by the coding sequence ATGAAAAAACAGATTTTATGGTTTGTTGCACTGCTTTCTAGCACACTTTTTGCAGCAACAGACGCACAAATTGTTGAACACTTCAAATCGACAATTCAAGTTCCCAATATCACCATCGAAGTTATCTCTCGTAAAAAAGTCGATAATATCGAAGGTATGGATTTTGTAACGCTTAACTTAAGCGATGGCGCGCGTTCTCAAAAATTGAGTATTTTTACCAAAGATGACCTCATCTTCCCTGATGTCATTAGTATTAAACAAGGCGGAAGCATTAAAGAGATGATGGAGATGGCAGATCTTCAAAAAAATCTCTCAGCGCTTTACAAAAAAGAAGATAAAAAGAACATCGTCTCATTAGGTAATGATCCTAAAAAAGAGACTTTAGTTGTCTTTACCGACCCAGAATGTCCTTATTGCAGACAAGAATTAGCACAAATTGAGCAAAGACTTACGACCAATAACATTAAGCTGATTTTTACACCTGTACATGCACGTACTTCTTTAGAAAAATCAGTTTTGGTTTACAAAGAGAGTGCTAAAGCAAAAAATGATGCAGAGAAAATTGCTATTTTGAAAAAATACTTTGACGAAACCGTCAGTTATGAGCAAAAAATCAGTGATGAAGAAGTTGGACGCATTGAAACACTCAAACAAAAATATTTTGGCGCAGGCATTAAAGGGGTTCCTTTTATGGTGCGTGAAAAAGAGCTTTTAAAATAA
- a CDS encoding ArsS family sensor histidine kinase, whose product MKWYHSIITRISLIFALALFGIGAIFVSLFLHEREETIRQMSDYAHIAIRSAFVPQTRQLDLSKLEELGFVIVHDSKLIQSLLELPQHPRPIPMRQMEEKMRFRMEILPYGIHMYAILHNKENPPLVVQLPYEKELFPRLFFPLLIVAFVIFLYIGILRSILPLKTLREQIKHFANGHYDITCKSSKKDEIAALANEFDAAVSKIKSLRDSRQLFLRNIMHELKTPITKGKLASEMIEDATYAKILQNVFKRQEALLEEFSRIEKLSADELKLDIKSYHIEDVVDFALDILEDKKEHITCNLSPIEISVDFELFGVALKNLLDNGINYASDGKVYLENTLNTITISNHAPELEFSLERYAEPYFLEGKKQKSSRGLGFGLFITWHVIRLHGMKLEYTHKKGINHFRIVLKSV is encoded by the coding sequence ATGAAGTGGTACCATTCGATTATTACCCGTATATCACTGATTTTTGCGCTGGCACTTTTTGGTATTGGCGCTATTTTTGTCTCTCTTTTTTTGCATGAGAGAGAAGAGACTATTCGACAAATGAGTGATTACGCACACATTGCCATTCGTTCTGCTTTTGTTCCCCAAACACGTCAACTCGATCTAAGTAAGCTTGAAGAGTTGGGCTTTGTTATCGTGCATGATAGTAAACTCATTCAATCGCTTTTAGAACTTCCCCAACACCCACGTCCTATTCCTATGCGCCAAATGGAAGAGAAAATGCGCTTTCGTATGGAAATATTACCCTATGGTATCCATATGTATGCTATTTTACACAACAAAGAAAATCCCCCACTGGTGGTGCAATTACCCTATGAAAAAGAGCTTTTCCCACGCCTTTTTTTTCCACTCCTCATTGTTGCTTTTGTTATTTTTCTCTACATTGGTATTTTGCGTAGCATCCTACCTCTTAAGACCTTGCGCGAACAAATTAAACACTTTGCCAACGGGCATTATGACATTACATGTAAAAGCAGTAAAAAAGATGAAATTGCCGCTCTTGCCAATGAATTTGACGCTGCCGTTTCTAAAATCAAATCACTCAGAGATTCAAGGCAACTCTTTTTACGCAACATTATGCACGAGTTAAAAACGCCTATCACCAAAGGGAAACTTGCCTCTGAAATGATAGAAGATGCCACCTATGCGAAGATTTTGCAAAATGTGTTTAAGCGTCAAGAAGCCCTTTTAGAAGAGTTTTCACGCATTGAAAAACTGAGTGCTGATGAATTAAAACTCGACATCAAGAGTTATCATATTGAAGATGTGGTGGACTTTGCTTTGGATATATTAGAAGATAAGAAAGAGCACATTACATGTAACCTCTCGCCCATTGAAATTTCGGTTGATTTTGAACTCTTTGGGGTTGCTTTAAAAAACCTGCTTGATAATGGCATTAACTACGCCAGTGATGGTAAGGTTTATCTTGAAAACACCCTAAATACCATCACCATTTCCAATCATGCCCCAGAACTAGAATTCTCTCTTGAGCGCTACGCTGAGCCTTATTTTTTAGAGGGTAAAAAACAAAAAAGCTCCCGAGGCTTAGGCTTTGGTCTTTTTATTACATGGCATGTCATTCGTTTGCATGGGATGAAATTAGAATACACCCACAAAAAGGGCATTAACCATTTTCGCATTGTGCTTAAGAGCGTTTAA
- a CDS encoding methyltransferase, with product MNRFFEENDTCSALEAQYNAQRIAFAPIIFQTARSMRDLGVLRALYEHKEGMSLEALVEETGLSLYGLITLLETALSADIVKQKEALYFITKTGYFLLNDPMTIANMNYNHHVNYQGLFWLDKAIVSGKPEGLKVFGSWESIYPALSSLPEEAQQSWFRFDHFYSDSAFAEAVQKLLVLKPKRILDVGGNTGKFSMLVAKSDTQLHISIMDLPEQLALAKENIQKEGLDKQISLLPANVLSPEHLFPKGFDIIWMSQFLDCFSEEMIVMILSKAKEAMDEHTRLCIMEPFWDRQRFETSAYCIINTSPYFTAMANGYSKMYHSKDFIALIERAGLIIEAIDDHLGVCQSLLYLKRS from the coding sequence ATGAATCGTTTTTTTGAAGAGAATGACACCTGCTCCGCTTTGGAAGCACAGTATAACGCCCAGCGCATCGCTTTTGCACCCATTATTTTCCAAACTGCTCGTTCCATGAGAGATTTGGGTGTTTTAAGAGCACTTTATGAGCATAAAGAGGGAATGAGCCTTGAAGCACTGGTAGAGGAGACGGGATTGAGCCTTTATGGACTCATCACGCTTTTAGAAACAGCGCTCAGTGCGGATATTGTGAAACAAAAAGAAGCACTTTATTTCATCACAAAAACGGGTTATTTTTTACTCAATGACCCTATGACCATTGCCAATATGAATTACAACCATCATGTGAATTATCAAGGGCTTTTTTGGTTGGATAAAGCGATTGTGAGTGGTAAACCTGAGGGCTTAAAAGTGTTTGGTTCATGGGAGAGTATTTACCCAGCCCTTAGCTCTTTACCAGAGGAGGCACAGCAGAGTTGGTTTAGATTTGATCACTTTTACTCCGATAGCGCTTTTGCTGAAGCGGTGCAAAAACTCTTAGTCCTTAAGCCCAAACGCATTTTGGATGTGGGTGGCAATACGGGTAAGTTTTCGATGCTCGTAGCCAAAAGCGATACACAATTACATATAAGCATTATGGATTTGCCTGAACAGCTCGCATTGGCAAAAGAGAACATCCAAAAAGAGGGTTTAGATAAGCAGATTTCCCTGCTTCCTGCTAATGTTCTTTCCCCAGAACATCTCTTCCCCAAAGGGTTTGATATTATCTGGATGAGTCAGTTTTTAGACTGCTTTAGCGAAGAGATGATTGTAATGATTTTGAGCAAAGCCAAAGAGGCAATGGATGAGCATACACGGCTTTGCATTATGGAGCCGTTTTGGGATAGACAGCGTTTTGAAACCTCTGCGTATTGCATTATCAATACATCGCCTTATTTTACCGCTATGGCAAATGGTTACAGTAAGATGTACCACTCTAAAGATTTCATTGCCTTAATTGAACGCGCAGGGCTTATAATAGAAGCCATTGACGACCATTTAGGGGTGTGCCAAAGCCTGTTGTATCTTAAACGCTCTTAA
- a CDS encoding flavocytochrome c gives MSQETMSRRNALKLGALGVTGAMLSASQAMAAAPTEKEVKFDEEYDVIVIGTGFSGLAAAAKAAERGYKVLILEKMGRVGGNSVINGGGMAVPNSTWQKKYGIEDSGEKFIADCLKAGLGINHVEMLQTIVKRSNDALEFALKCGAKFQDVKPAWFGGHSAPRTLVTENMSGSGIIQPMAAFVEKLPGCKILTRAKMDDFVMSSDGTSVLGVTARINYRFDKNLVSDDVENKSGEKKVYRAKKGVILASGGFAMDKIYRKMQDPRIAEDQDATNHDGATAGAMLKAFQIGAMPVHIDWIQQGPWASPDERGFGVAPLLTQQGLFVHGIAVDVRNGKRFMNEMADRKTRADAEYVILREAPKMFPVSFGTYNTFGEQIYPQVEKGIQTGVMKKFDTLDALAANYKIPADALKATVKKYNEDALAGKEDEFKKQTLKDLKAAPIDMKGPFYAIRLMPKPHHTMGGLKIDTSARVISANTNKPIPGLFAAGEVTGGTHGASRLGTVAVTDCLTFGLIAGETI, from the coding sequence ATGAGTCAAGAGACAATGTCAAGACGTAATGCTCTAAAACTAGGAGCACTAGGAGTTACAGGTGCCATGCTCAGCGCAAGTCAAGCGATGGCAGCAGCACCCACAGAAAAAGAAGTAAAATTTGATGAAGAATACGATGTTATCGTTATTGGTACAGGCTTTTCAGGTCTTGCAGCTGCGGCTAAAGCGGCGGAGAGAGGCTATAAAGTTTTGATTTTAGAAAAAATGGGACGTGTAGGTGGCAACTCCGTCATTAATGGTGGTGGTATGGCCGTTCCCAACAGTACATGGCAAAAAAAATATGGCATTGAAGATTCGGGTGAGAAATTTATTGCCGATTGTTTAAAAGCAGGTTTGGGTATTAACCACGTTGAGATGCTTCAAACCATTGTTAAACGCTCTAATGACGCTTTAGAATTTGCTCTAAAATGCGGTGCAAAATTTCAAGATGTCAAACCTGCATGGTTTGGCGGACACTCTGCCCCTCGTACCTTAGTCACTGAAAACATGAGTGGTTCAGGCATTATTCAACCTATGGCAGCCTTTGTTGAAAAACTTCCAGGGTGCAAGATTCTCACCCGTGCTAAAATGGATGATTTTGTTATGAGTAGCGATGGCACATCGGTTTTAGGTGTCACCGCACGTATTAATTATCGCTTCGATAAAAACCTTGTAAGCGATGATGTTGAGAATAAAAGCGGTGAGAAAAAAGTGTACCGTGCTAAAAAAGGTGTTATTTTAGCCTCTGGTGGTTTTGCAATGGACAAAATCTATAGAAAAATGCAAGACCCTAGAATTGCAGAAGACCAAGATGCAACCAACCACGATGGCGCAACCGCAGGTGCAATGCTCAAAGCCTTTCAAATCGGTGCTATGCCTGTGCATATTGACTGGATTCAACAAGGACCATGGGCAAGCCCAGATGAGAGGGGCTTTGGTGTAGCACCCCTTCTAACCCAACAAGGTCTCTTTGTTCATGGAATCGCTGTAGATGTTAGAAACGGCAAACGATTTATGAATGAAATGGCAGATAGAAAAACCAGAGCGGATGCTGAGTATGTTATCTTAAGAGAAGCTCCAAAAATGTTCCCTGTAAGCTTTGGTACCTATAATACCTTTGGTGAGCAAATCTATCCTCAAGTTGAAAAAGGAATTCAAACAGGTGTTATGAAAAAATTTGATACCCTTGATGCACTAGCAGCCAATTATAAAATTCCAGCCGATGCGCTCAAAGCAACGGTTAAAAAATACAATGAAGACGCTCTTGCAGGTAAAGAGGATGAGTTTAAAAAACAAACCCTAAAAGATTTAAAAGCGGCTCCTATTGATATGAAAGGGCCTTTTTATGCCATTCGTTTGATGCCAAAACCTCACCATACTATGGGTGGTTTAAAAATTGATACCAGTGCACGTGTTATTTCTGCTAATACCAACAAACCAATTCCAGGTCTATTTGCCGCAGGCGAAGTAACGGGAGGAACACACGGTGCTAGCCGTTTGGGTACGGTTGCTGTTACGGATTGTTTAACCTTTGGCTTAATTGCTGGAGAAACTATCTAA
- a CDS encoding lysophospholipid acyltransferase family protein, with translation MSTKQRGSGWSIRLVFNLYKTLGYTFIYYLMYPVTFFYFLVAHNVKEALKEYYAQIGEPFTLWNYFEHLRHFAITMCDRFISKVAPQSYTFVMDNPELLLGNVQQGSILLLSHFGGWAAAGNCFSGFKMNVIMQEALLEEIKAIEESLETKNSNLHIIDLSKGASSVSLEIASALLRDEAIAMMADRATEPKHAKELLFFGKPALFNQNPFAIAYKTQKPLIAMVVIYEKPRTYRIESIDLTMNKTHHQTEEIETTMQHYADFLADVVKRYPKQWFNFYHFWKEKRT, from the coding sequence ATGAGTACGAAACAAAGAGGGAGTGGCTGGAGCATTCGGCTCGTTTTTAATCTCTATAAAACCTTAGGCTACACCTTTATTTATTACCTTATGTATCCTGTCACTTTTTTTTATTTTTTAGTTGCACACAACGTCAAAGAAGCCCTCAAAGAGTACTACGCACAGATTGGGGAGCCTTTTACACTGTGGAACTATTTTGAGCATTTACGCCACTTTGCCATTACCATGTGTGACCGCTTTATCTCCAAAGTAGCGCCACAAAGTTACACATTTGTTATGGACAATCCTGAGCTTCTTTTAGGCAATGTTCAACAAGGCTCCATTTTACTTTTATCACATTTTGGGGGCTGGGCGGCTGCTGGGAACTGTTTTAGTGGCTTTAAAATGAATGTCATTATGCAAGAAGCCCTTTTAGAAGAGATTAAAGCGATTGAAGAATCCTTAGAGACCAAAAACAGTAATTTACACATCATTGACCTCTCTAAGGGGGCTTCGAGTGTCTCCCTTGAAATTGCCTCCGCACTACTGCGCGACGAAGCCATCGCCATGATGGCAGACCGTGCCACAGAGCCTAAACATGCCAAAGAGCTCCTCTTTTTTGGCAAACCTGCCCTTTTTAATCAAAATCCTTTTGCCATTGCCTACAAAACACAAAAGCCTTTAATTGCGATGGTGGTTATTTACGAAAAACCTCGAACCTATCGCATTGAATCTATTGATTTAACCATGAATAAAACCCATCATCAAACCGAAGAAATTGAAACCACTATGCAACACTACGCTGATTTTTTAGCAGATGTAGTGAAGCGCTACCCTAAGCAATGGTTTAATTTTTATCATTTTTGGAAAGAGAAGAGAACATGA
- a CDS encoding response regulator transcription factor, whose product MKIFILEHDRVLQEEIDICLNNCRLHITIKKAYDKQALFDEATSLDEYALFVLNLKNPTDARTIDFIRDNGGYAPILLIVEPMEDAMMLKTLYYLGYNDVILKPFPVEEMVFRIYKLCDIWNNDVFFLRNGMYFDFKQGMFITKEEPILLGRKESLLLKCLFLKSPHIVTWDEINAFVYHNEVITQERIRALIKQLRDKLPLKCIKTINGKGYQMIVSS is encoded by the coding sequence ATGAAAATTTTTATTCTTGAACATGATAGAGTCCTCCAAGAAGAAATAGACATCTGCCTTAACAACTGCCGCTTACACATCACCATAAAAAAAGCCTACGATAAACAAGCACTGTTTGATGAAGCCACTTCTTTGGATGAATACGCCTTATTTGTCCTCAACCTCAAAAATCCCACTGACGCACGTACGATAGATTTTATTCGAGACAACGGAGGCTACGCTCCCATTTTACTGATTGTAGAGCCCATGGAAGATGCCATGATGCTTAAAACCCTTTATTATCTTGGCTACAACGATGTCATCCTTAAACCATTTCCTGTTGAAGAGATGGTCTTTCGTATTTATAAACTCTGCGATATTTGGAATAACGATGTTTTTTTTCTACGTAATGGCATGTATTTTGATTTTAAACAAGGAATGTTTATTACCAAAGAAGAACCTATATTGTTAGGGCGGAAAGAATCCTTATTGCTTAAATGCCTCTTTTTAAAATCACCTCATATCGTTACATGGGATGAAATAAACGCCTTTGTCTATCACAATGAAGTCATCACACAAGAGCGCATTCGAGCACTCATTAAACAGCTTAGAGACAAACTCCCCCTCAAATGCATTAAAACCATTAATGGCAAAGGGTATCAGATGATTGTCTCAAGCTAA
- a CDS encoding response regulator transcription factor, producing MQPNLLMIEDDSELAEILTHFLKRYNITVTNYEDPYLGISALSLKKYDLLILDLSLPGMDGLEICKEVRLKNDIPIIISSARSDLEDKIIGLELGADDYLPKPYEPKELYARIMSVLRRYKKSTYPQEDVPMTLILKEESHTIFFQGTPLTLTPAEFDVLAHLIKKNNCVVSRAELLGSALSLNEENESRSLDVLISRIRTKLGESSKEPKLIHSVRGIGYRLQA from the coding sequence ATGCAACCCAATCTTTTAATGATCGAAGATGACAGCGAATTGGCTGAAATTTTAACCCATTTTCTCAAACGCTACAACATCACCGTTACCAACTACGAAGACCCCTATCTTGGCATTAGTGCCTTAAGTCTCAAAAAATATGACCTGCTGATTCTTGATCTCTCCTTACCTGGCATGGACGGGCTTGAAATCTGCAAAGAAGTGCGTTTAAAAAACGATATTCCTATTATTATCTCCTCAGCTCGCAGTGATTTGGAAGATAAAATTATTGGACTAGAATTAGGTGCGGATGATTATCTACCAAAGCCTTATGAGCCCAAAGAGCTTTATGCTCGCATTATGAGTGTGCTAAGGCGTTATAAAAAAAGTACCTATCCACAAGAAGACGTACCCATGACTCTCATCCTTAAAGAAGAGAGCCATACCATTTTTTTTCAAGGCACACCCCTCACCCTCACCCCAGCAGAATTTGATGTTTTAGCCCATCTCATTAAAAAGAACAACTGTGTGGTCTCCAGAGCTGAACTCTTAGGCAGTGCCTTAAGCCTTAACGAGGAGAATGAGAGCAGAAGTTTGGATGTACTGATTAGCCGTATTCGCACCAAACTCGGAGAAAGCTCCAAAGAGCCAAAACTGATTCACTCTGTACGAGGCATAGGCTATAGGCTTCAAGCATGA